The following DNA comes from Eulemur rufifrons isolate Redbay chromosome 5, OSU_ERuf_1, whole genome shotgun sequence.
AGAGGGTTTGTAGAGTTATTGCAATGGATTCTAAAGCCCAAATCACAGCGCACACAGCCTTTCGACTCAAGAACAACTTATCATATTCACAGATAGATACAtcaatacacacacagagagagagggataCTTCTCAAATATACAGACTATTGGggttttctttcaaatataaatgCAAGTAAAAACGCTAGTCGTTTTTGTCAGTCAACAGATACAATTATGTGAACATCTAggaattttaacattaaaatgcggttctcaaaaaatatatatagttctcATATCTGAAGATTGTGAATCTGTGCCTAAGCCTTCAGCTGTTACTCTTTATATAAAAGAAGAGTTTAAAGGGCACTTTTAGCAAAATAATTCTGGCTATGCAAAGAAGCTTAGGGTCAGGAGATACTCTTCCAAGGGCCCTAAACTCAAATCATGCAGATTGACCACATCTTTTCTGAAGCCAACCccgctccccctcccctgcccgcccccccccccccccggcaaaATCTTCCCCTTTGGGGCATTGTTATGTATCTTCTCAGCTGGGCATCCTTTGCTCTCCGGTTCTCCTTTTCCTCCATAATtcttcctcccccccccctcgccccctTACCATTTAAGGAAGGGAATTTACATTCCATGATGTCAACAGACTCTTTTTCAGGGCCAGGATGGGGTGAAGATGTGGCTCCCAGATTAAAGCCACAAACTAGGGATATCTCTTTGTTCTCACACTCAAACAGGAAGGCCACTGAGTGACGCCTACTTTTGCACATGACTAGCTTCGGATGAAGAAATCTTTGCTGCTCTAGGGCCCAGGCAAGGAAGGGAGAAGTCTGAGGTCACCTAAAAGGAAACCGCACAGCAGCTCCTTGCCTGGTAGACAGATCCAGGACTCAGGCTCACAAAATACCTCTAATTAGATCATGAACCTTTATAGGCTACTTTAAATAAACCACTCTTGGGACATTCATATGAGGCACTGAGCAGCTCTTAAGACCTATGCCTGGCATTCATTTCCTATCTTTCACTGCTTCCCCTCCCAATTAAAGTGATATGTTTCCTGACAGCAGAAATTATGCCAAatgccttgtatttttttttactcctcGCACTGGAAGGAGATGGTGCAGTCAAGAGATGTCTGCTGATGGAAATCAATTAAAATACTCTGGCTTAATAACGAACACTTAGATTacatgatgaaaaaataaaacacacagaaaaaaagagtgataacttttaatagttttatacTGCCAACATATCAACTTTCatatgtgcatacacatttaaATACAGTTACAGACCATAAATACCCAAATGGCAAAATATCTACCTACCtctaggcagaaaaaaaaaactttccaactAAATAAACAGCCCTAAGTAACACTGAAGAGAGCAGATGTGAGGTAATTTTTCATCAAAAGTGACTACAGaccatatcaaaatatttttacttcaaaaattCAAGTAGTTATAAAACCCTTGTCTCGTAACTCAAAAAATGCAACCTTAATACacattttcaaacaaaacaaaaatattttaactataaataggtaaaataaataGTTATTCCTGCTGAAATTCAATCATGACATTATTGCTTATGTATTTGAGGACTTTGTTTATAGcccagatcaaaaaaaaaaaatgaaacttaggAAACTCTAACAATCTACATAACACTGTAAAACAAATTATCCGTATGGATATCCATATATATACacgtatgtgtgtgcacatgtatattCATATGTATACATGGGATTTTCATTCTAGGATGAGAAAtagctttccttcttttttaagaaaagtatattctaattatgaaaaaagtctttatttcttttaaaagatcactttCCATAGGATAAGCATCGACTAATGAGAGAAGGaccattttacaaatttttagaaacttctttagaaacacatttattttcttaccaaGTTACTTGACTATTTTACTAAGCTTTAAttacatcaattaaaaaaatcaagttctgtaatatctttttcattttccctggTTATACAAAATCCCCATACTCGTTTACCATGTAATATTCAATCTGCCAGAGTTTTACTTCCTATAAAATCCaattatttcaaagttactttccagTTTTCCATACTTTCCAGTTAATGCCCCCAGGAACACATTAATGAAAGGGCATCTGAACAGAAGCAATACAATgtgagtaaaaagaaacaaattatcaaCTTATTTTTACATTATGTAGTGACCTATGAAATAAACATTCACTATGACATTCAGTGTTCTCACAACAAAATGTTCTTTTAACAAGATTAATATACATAAACTAAATAGTATACATTGCTCTGGAGTTggcattgaaaagaaaaacaaaacaaaacaaaacaaaaaacaaatataaacaacaCTGAACTGTTTCTTCCAGTCTTATCTGTCAACTCCTTTTACACCAAGTTGGGCAGGAACTTtcagcaaaaaatacaaaaaaaatacaaaaaaaaaaaacacccacaccAAAAAAGAATAATTCCTAAGTATAAAAGAAATGCATCACTAGTTACTTCCCTATTTTCAAGGTTCTTCCATTCTTGCTTTCAAATAAACAAAGGTTTTATAATGTCCTCACATCCCAAAGAATGACATCTGGGAAACCtccaacagaaattcatttttgatGTATTCCATCTTCCAAGAGCATCCAAAAGCAAATGAATCCTCCTTCTCATTCCTTTCAATTACCATGAGATCTGTCTTCCAATTCACGAAATCTGTACCTACACTTCAGGAAACTTCCCTTTTGAAGGAGTCTCCTCATGCCAAGTTTCTGATGTAGTCAGGTTCCTGAGCGGAAAAGTTTGGCTATCAGATTCAGAAGTTTCTGCTCGAAATGCAGTTTGTCTCCAATTCTCTTGAGTTGAAGGGCACACTCCTCTTCGATCtctgagaaagaaagcaaaacatgAAAATTAACATTCACAATATTTCAGCAAGAGTAAGCAGCAAGAGTTAATGCGCCCATCTAAGTGACAAGCTGAGTATCTCAGGAAGCATTTCTCTTAGTTTGGCTTTATGTGCACCTGTTTTCTGAATATGAGAAAGACCACTTAGAACGCATACTTTTTTGCTCATCCTGGATGAAGCCAGTGTTATCTTCTAAATATGAAAATGTCATGGGTCAAATACTACAAAGAGTAATGTTAGTCTTTACCTGCCTCGGGTGATGTCATCCTTTTCTCCCTCATTTAAGGCCAGGGAACAGAAGTCAAATTCTAAACATGTGTGGTTTTCAAGTAGGAGTTGGTTTTTAAACTGTAGTAATTCATACTTTAGATTATATTCTCATTAACAGGCAAatctaaatttattcttttcctcattaaaaaaacCTATTGATAGTTTCTCATAAAAGCctcaaaatttattctaaaattaaatccacaatctctaaatatttacatattaatgtaAAGCACCTTCTTCCTATAAGCCCAGTCGGGACCAATCCATTGCCTTTATGCAGATGAGCGaagtaaaaaatatgtaaagtttCACATAGCACTTTTTAGAATTGAGGTACTCTTaactgaatattatttttaaaaaaatgctgtaaTCCAACTTCCAAGTAAACTTTTGTCAGTAAATGCAACACTGactataatttgaatttttttgaacATTTCAAAGTGCAACTTAAGGGCTTTTTGGTCACCTTCATGATAAGCATTAAAGAGCATTATGATGACAAATTAAAATCTGGTGTCTTTTTTTTAGGccagtcaagtgaagcagtgggactggagaaggaacaaaggaatctgtaacaggttgtgatcaattagttgtaaacactaCTTCACTTGGACCAGCTATTTTGTAAATAGACCACGAAAAGACCATATTTAggctcaaaataaatgaaaactgtaaatatacagtaaagcaaaaaaaatttttttgagatatgGTCTCactctatattgcccaggctagagtgtagtggtgtcatcatagctcactgcaacctcaaattcctaccCTAGCCTCCCACGTAGCTACAGGCCTGCTCTACCatatcatgcctggctaatttttctattttgggggtTCTTGCTAATGTTGCATAGgatggtctggaactcctgacctcaagcaacctcccccctgccagcctcccaaaatggaaaaaaaaattttaaacctacATTTCAACCAATTTTTCTCTGTAAGGTGAGTGAAATCTTCCCTACACCAAAAGACCTAATAAATTCCTAAGATGCTATTCTTTATGGGCTAAAGGGTCAAACATTTTGAAGTATTTACAAAGACATGTTCTTTTCAGTGAGTGGGATATATTAAATAacctacaattaaaaaaaaaaccgcCAGAATCATTCAGTATTCTGTATTTTGTAAGCCCTGAATTCtaagtggaaaaattatcttccacaaaatggggggggaggggcgcaGAACATAAATAGTTCCCAgttgtttccttaattttttgtTGCAATTACACAACTTATAAATGTATTAATGTCTAATCAAGGATACCAGGTACTTCCTGCTGTCCCTTGTTCTTGGGAACTAAGAACATAGGCTCGGAGAGTGCTAGGCACAGGTTAGGGCTTCAGTAACTGGGTCAGAACTCTTAGCCATCACAAAAGGTAGACAAAGCTTTTTCTACCCCAGGCAAGAGCCCGAGAGAGCAGCCTGCTGCTAACCTACCATGCTTCACATTAGCACGAGCTCCCTAAACCGAAACTAACCTTAAAAGGGGGCCTATAATCTGACGCAATGGCAGCATGACCTACACAGATTTGGAGCCCTGGGCCTTACTGCCTTCCTTGCTACAACCCTTGGCAGATGACTGCCTTCTTTGATAAGACTCATTTTCTAAAAGGGGGTTGCTGACCTGGAAAGTTATGATGTGGTTCTATGTGGATGAAGGGAACGGAGTGGGGATGGATGAAAAATGATGGGGGAACAACTCCTATTCTCCTATCCCCAGCCCCCGAAATATCGACGATTAAATGCTAGTCTTACCAAGTAAGACTTTCCATGCTCCTGAACACAGGGATCCTTGCGGGGCCCGTCTCCGGGAGCGCTGGGGGTCCAGGGGGCTTCGCAGCCCTCTCCCGTCCCACCTGCCGAGATAATGACTTTCTCCTCCCGGCCGCTGCCTACACTTGCACTTGTTTCCCCTCGTGCCCCCGGGAAGGGTAAGCGGgcaggagggaagagcagagaagGAGCTTTCTGCCCCGGCTAAAAATGCAGCTTGTGTCCCTACCCCAAACCGGGCTCCCTCCCTCGCCGCCTCGGCGGTCCTGGGAAAAACCCCAGAAGAACTTCCTGGAAGCGCCACTAAGGCAGGCGCTGGGGCGCACACCTGGCCCGACCTTGAGCCCCCGTATAGCCTGCGCCCCGGCCCCGAAAGGCTGACCCCGGCCGGACCGAGACCGAGACCGAGACCCCGGCCCCCGCGGGCCCCAGCCGGTCAGTACCTGTCCGAGCCCGCGTCGGGTTCGGTTGAGCGTTCTTACGCGCCTTCTTCATGGGCATCTTGGCAAGTGCCACCGCGAACTCTGCCGAGGACCCCAGGGTGTCAGTCCCCCAACCCGAGCACCTCGGGCGTCTGCGGGACGCGTACTGCACACGGGCAGGGCGGCGGGACGGGGTGGTGGGACCGGGACGCTAGACGCACGGAGCAACCCAGTGCATCAGACAGTCCAGGGGAAACCGCTCAAGTCCCTGCACCTCAGCCCGCGCTCTGAATTTATACGGAATTTCCCCGGTGACGTGGAGGAAACTTGATGCCGGGcccgccccgtccccgcccctccGCCGGGAGCTGGCGCGGAAACCGAGCCAGCCGGGGAATCCCCCGCCGAGCGCGACCGCGGGGACGGGCTCCCGAGCCGGGTGGCGCGACCGCCGGGACGAATCCCGAGCCGGGGTGGCGCCGGCCCGCGGCGGGGGGTGCAGGGCGCTCGGCGGACGAGACCCTGCTCAGTCCGAAATTACTTCCTCAAAAACGGGGGTGGGAAGCGAAGGGGTTGGGACGTCGAGTCAGCCGCAGTGGTGGCGGGGCCTAGGAGTGGCGAGAGGGGTAGGGTTTTCCTGGGAGGaaaattgggggtggggagccacCAGGCGCCTGGTCCTTATCGTAAATTGGCAATTAGAGACTTCTGTAAACGAGCCCGGAAAGCGTTCCGAAAAGAAAACTTTCCGAACTTGGAGAGGAGTATGGGGACCTCCAGGAAGTGAAATGAAGAGAACTGTAATAATAGTAGAGGAGATGCCACAGGCCATGTGACAGTACCAGGTCAGAGAACAAATTGAAATGTCGGAACTGTTGGGAAGTTACCGCAAACTGAAACCCTGGTGCCAAGCAGGAGAGCATTGTGTTGGAGCTAGaacgggtgtgtgtgtgtgtgtgtgtgtgtgtgtgttttaggtgatggcagagggagggggctggTTAGCATATTCTCTCCAGATACGCGATATTGCTCACTCTGGATGTTTAGTAACACAAAAACGACTGGATCATTATTACAGAAAACGTTCAGATCTTTTGTAGGAGGGATTGAGATATCTGGGAACATTTAATTATTTGCACAATGTTTAGTGGAGCCTAGAATAATTGTAGTATTATGCAAAGGAGTAATTAGGAATAGTTAGCATGCATTGAGGCCCACTTCCCGCGAAGGGCTTTAGTTCGCACCTTCTCATTGCCTCCTGAAAACAACCCTTGGAAGCTGGCATTCTTAACCATCGTGGCCACTTTACAGGTGCAAAAGCTGAGGTTTAtagaaattaagtaaattatcCAAGTTCACATAGGCAGAGAGCAGTTCTCCATCTGAACTCACACGCAGTCCCACGGGGAGCAAGAGCTCTTAGCCACTATAGCCTTCTCAGCAATCCCAATTTCTTAGAAATGTGTACTCCTATATTATCTGTGCCGTTTAATGCAGAGGTTGTAAATCAGTTGCTTATAGCTGCATGGGCTCCCTAGAAACGTTTGGTTTTCGtgaaaatttaaattgattaccaacatttaaaaattgagagattGCAGTAAAAGCCAAGATTCTGACATCTCTTGGAAACTCAGAAGCTCTGACAACCTGGGATCCATTTTCCAAAAGTGCAGAGGAGGCTGGAAGTGTGGTCCAAGCCACCCCCTTTAGAGGAAACGTGGGTGCTCCTGCTCACCAACACTTCTTGCTGTTTGCTGTTCTCATTTACATTATCTATCCACGGTAGGCATTTGAGCTTGTTTATTTATCTTAAACCATTCAATCTACACAaaccagcaaatatttatttatggctTGGTCCTGCTGAAGGAATAGACAGTGCTACAAGCATGGAACAAAACTGCTTTTGAGTGTAAACAACATAGTTTTAGGGCCGATGTTTGGTGTTTTTGAGTGTGGTAAATTCATAAGGGTGAGAGAGAACCGAATTCAGTTCTCACCATATAACACAGGAAGCACGGTGGAGACGCTGCCATGAAATCTATTATGTCCAACCTGGTGACTCAGAACCACTGTGGCCCTGTCCACACTCATTTTGACAGAATACACGAGGGACACCATTAATTACCTGATTGCATAAATTAGTAAACTTCTGTTCAAATCGTGCACCCTGAAATGCAGCAAATGTACTCAACAAAAGAACAGCCAGTCCTGATATTGTTTACCTACAAAAGGTATGTTAATCCTGTCCTCGAACATTATCATTATAAAGGGTTGTTGATCTCCTGATCCGTACAGAATACCAGCTTTAGGCAACTGGGCCTTTGGGGGAATTGAAAATTCAGCTTGTGAAAAACAAAACGGAGAAGAGAAGTGGGGGGAGATGGGCCTCGGAAATGGGTCAAAATCAGCTGGATTGtgaaggactttttaaaattttgaatttcaggTGGTCTATAAACTCTTTTTCAGATTTAACATTTTATGAAGAGAATTAAAAGCAGAATGTGAAAAGCCTCTCTTAACTGTATATCTCTCTGGAAGAGGGATGTATCATTTAATGTTGGGCTTGCAACAAATGAAAACATGGGGATATTTTTGCcaaacaaaataatgaataaagatTAATCATGAAGCATTAGAGTCCCCTACtctctgttgaaaaaaaaaaaaaaaaggaccagtaaaaaggacaatttttaaaaagattaccaGATTATCCTTTTTCATGAAACAAGTTAAAAAATGATAGCACAAATCTGGCCATGTCTGTGTTGTCAGAgtgttaaatatatatgcatatataaaaaaacaCCGCAACAAACACGATTAGTAATAGAACAGTCGTTCATATGTTTCATGTGGAAAATAGGATTTGACAGCTAAACAAGAGTGTATGAGATATGAATGAGGCATATTTAGAGGCAGCCTGGGATGAAATATACAGCCCATAGACCCGATTCTGTTTATTCTAACAAGGGAACTTGTTTTTTCCTGTATAGCATGTTTGTTAACAGGAAATTAGTCGATGATTTGATAACTTAAATCTTTCTTTAAGACAGACACTGTGCGAGGCTCCTGCCCCCACGGGCCCTAGGGTGGAGACACTAACACCTCCCAAATTCACGAGATACTCAAGTGCACTTCTGCTTCTGGAGTTCTCCTTAGGCCTGAACAGTCTTCATCTTTAATGAAACTCTGGTGATGCTGATACTTCTAGTCAGTGGACGGTTTTGGCCAACCAAAGAGGCCAACAGGAAGAAGGATGTTCCAGGCAGAAACTGAGCAATGTGAGGCTGGGAGTGGCaagggaagagaggggagagaagccACTGGAGGCATTAGAAAATTATTGTGGGGCCTTGTGGAAATCGCTAAAGGTTTTAAGCAGGTGGGCGATATGATCAGAGTGTGACTGGATTAACTGATCTGAGACCTGAGATAGTGTGACTTGTGAAAATATTATGGTAATTATCATACAAGATGATAGTATCAGCAAAGACAGTCACTGTTTCAACCTATCTTAACTAAAATTCCCGTATCTCCTGACTAGGGTAGAACTATATTCTATGAGAGCATGTCTTAATTGTTTTTCAGCATAATTTTCATTGGCATTTTATCCCATACTAACTTCCTAGGGCTGCTGTTgccaagtaccacaaactgggtggtttaaaacaatagaaatgtattctttcacagttctggagaccaggaatttgaaaccaagATGTCTTCTGAGCCATGCTCATTCTGAagccttccctgcctctcccgGTTTCTGGTGGTTGCCTTCAATCCCTGGTGTTCCGGGGCTTGCAGATGTGTTCCTGCACTTTCTCCTTCCATCTTCGCATGGACTTCTCCCCTGTGcacctgtgtccaaatttccctcgtATTAAAACATCAGGccttggattagggctcaccccAAGCCAGTATAACCTTATTTTAACTGTATTACATCTGCaaggaccctatttccaaatgaggtcacagtCATAAAGGGAGGGGGTTCctgggacttcaacatatctttggggggacacaattcaactcataacatCTCCCTTTATCAtttgcttttaaacatttttttaagaaatagtttacatgtactttttaaattctatttgtaattttaCAAACCATAAGGCCCTTAGTAAACTTGCCA
Coding sequences within:
- the PMAIP1 gene encoding phorbol-12-myristate-13-acetate-induced protein 1 isoform X1 produces the protein MPMKKARKNAQPNPTRARTGTDRLGPAGAGIEEECALQLKRIGDKLHFEQKLLNLIAKLFRSGT
- the PMAIP1 gene encoding phorbol-12-myristate-13-acetate-induced protein 1 isoform X2, giving the protein MPMKKARKNAQPNPTRARTEIEEECALQLKRIGDKLHFEQKLLNLIAKLFRSGT